In Acinetobacter sp. C32I, one genomic interval encodes:
- a CDS encoding GGDEF domain-containing protein, which produces MGRKLKSSKLRSEQISRRLFFCMIVIIFSIFYLSIPLIINSYQEYIKSDQTLTEITCLRALVKTSNKISRERAPSNKLMSSQPEVLLENQKELFEYRKIVDAEIDDTIAILKQNGFRLIAYELETDLKVKLSKARAIVDAYANTPHAERTSKQYDHAILSMFSVWDESREFLTWLLVRSNSKNSKMSNYFTAILVLTDMRDQAGRVASNIMAPVTFDEKISDENRARSLQTQHQAIYLWELIDTIQPEQSKTPEYVRLYRRVKTEFLDKGLPIVAKLLDESKNNQAYFLSGTELTERMVGKFTTVMDLQNYILDYSIRVADEQNKLAKRQFIFTLCISSLSLLIAIFTMIYAKRRVFSPLIHARNMILRLSGTSDELPAENKRKGEFFSLFEAIDKLKVMLTQRDQMELQLKKIANSDVLTGVANRLALDEYIQMLESKPESLSQTCVIAIDIDNFKFVNDQYGHIVGDQVISMIADQLKHNVRASDLIVRYGGDEFLVVIENIQMGAAKVMAESMRSAILKQRIVIPNVTESLHVSVSIGVAIGAKSWLELLEKADQSLLKAKAKGKNIVET; this is translated from the coding sequence ATGGGGCGTAAATTAAAAAGCTCGAAATTACGATCTGAGCAAATTAGCCGTCGCCTCTTTTTCTGCATGATTGTCATTATCTTTTCGATTTTTTATCTGTCCATTCCTCTAATTATCAATAGTTACCAAGAATATATAAAATCTGACCAGACGCTGACCGAAATTACCTGTCTGCGCGCCTTAGTCAAAACATCCAATAAAATTTCCAGAGAACGGGCTCCTTCCAATAAATTGATGTCGAGTCAGCCTGAGGTGTTGTTAGAAAATCAGAAGGAATTATTCGAGTATCGTAAAATTGTTGATGCAGAAATTGATGACACGATTGCGATCTTAAAGCAAAACGGTTTTAGGCTGATTGCCTATGAATTGGAAACAGATTTAAAAGTTAAATTATCCAAAGCGCGCGCTATTGTTGATGCCTATGCCAATACACCACATGCTGAGCGAACATCGAAACAGTATGATCATGCAATTTTATCGATGTTTAGTGTCTGGGATGAAAGCCGTGAGTTTTTAACGTGGTTATTGGTACGTTCCAATAGCAAGAATAGCAAGATGTCGAATTACTTTACGGCAATTCTGGTGCTCACGGATATGCGTGATCAGGCAGGGCGGGTGGCGTCTAATATTATGGCGCCTGTGACCTTTGATGAGAAAATTTCAGATGAAAACCGAGCGCGCTCGTTACAGACTCAACATCAAGCAATTTATCTCTGGGAATTAATTGACACGATTCAGCCGGAACAGTCAAAGACGCCTGAATATGTGCGTTTATATCGCCGTGTAAAAACCGAATTTTTAGATAAAGGCTTGCCGATCGTGGCGAAGCTGCTTGATGAAAGCAAGAATAATCAGGCCTATTTCCTGTCGGGCACGGAACTGACAGAACGAATGGTGGGGAAATTCACCACGGTGATGGATTTGCAAAACTATATTCTGGATTACAGTATTCGGGTGGCTGATGAACAGAATAAGTTGGCAAAGCGGCAATTCATATTCACCTTGTGTATTTCAAGTCTATCTTTGCTGATCGCTATTTTTACCATGATCTACGCGAAGCGAAGGGTATTTAGCCCATTAATTCATGCGCGTAATATGATTTTACGCCTTTCAGGAACTTCAGATGAACTCCCTGCGGAAAACAAGCGGAAAGGTGAGTTTTTTTCCTTGTTTGAGGCGATTGATAAACTCAAAGTCATGTTGACACAGCGTGATCAAATGGAACTACAACTTAAAAAAATTGCGAATTCAGATGTGCTAACAGGAGTCGCTAACCGCTTGGCCTTGGATGAATATATTCAAATGTTGGAATCCAAACCTGAGTCTTTGTCTCAGACCTGCGTGATTGCAATTGATATTGATAATTTTAAGTTCGTGAATGACCAGTATGGGCATATTGTCGGGGATCAGGTGATTAGCATGATTGCCGATCAACTGAAACATAATGTGCGGGCCTCGGATTTAATCGTGCGTTATGGCGGTGATGAGTTCTTGGTCGTAATCGAGAATATCCAGATGGGCGCTGCTAAAGTGATGGCAGAAAGTATGCGTTCGGCTATTTTAAAACAAAGGATTGTGATCCCGAATGTAACTGAATCACTTCATGTTTCGGTCAGTATCGGTGTGGCGATTGGCGCCAAAAGTTGGTTGGAGCTGTTGGAAAAAGCGGATCAGTCCTTACTTAAAGCGAAGGCAAAAGGGAAGAATATTGTAGAGACTTAA
- the gigD gene encoding Lrp/AsnC family transcriptional regulator GigD gives MNIDAIDLKILNFLQNDARLSNQELADLVNLSPSACHRRVKLLESNGIIEKYQARLNYEKLGIKIEAIVEIKLIQLTETDHNFFLKQIDGFEEVINAYVITGESNYVLHVATKDLNAFSQFIINKLNKIKGIMSINSKIILDKVIQKKLL, from the coding sequence ATGAATATTGATGCGATTGATCTTAAAATCCTAAATTTCTTGCAGAACGATGCACGCCTGAGTAATCAGGAATTGGCCGATCTGGTGAATCTTTCACCCTCCGCCTGTCATCGACGGGTCAAACTTTTGGAAAGCAATGGCATTATTGAGAAGTATCAAGCTCGGCTCAATTATGAAAAATTAGGCATTAAAATTGAGGCCATAGTTGAAATAAAATTAATTCAACTAACTGAAACTGATCATAATTTTTTCTTAAAGCAGATTGATGGCTTTGAAGAAGTCATCAATGCCTATGTGATTACAGGTGAGTCTAACTATGTGCTGCATGTCGCAACCAAAGACCTGAATGCGTTTTCACAATTCATTATTAATAAATTGAATAAGATTAAAGGCATTATGAGTATTAATTCTAAGATCATCTTAGATAAGGTAATTCAGAAAAAACTGCTCTAA
- the kynU gene encoding kynureninase, which translates to MVTHEQCLYWDKQDELGTFKNEFALPNNVIYLDGNSLGARPKQSLNYAQHIIQQEWGEDLINSWNKADWWGLPTRLGDKVGQLIGANAGETVISDSTTLNLFKVLSAAVKIQAEKYPQRKIIVAEKDAFPTDIYIIEGFIDLINQGYQVELIEGPAGLSEILASDVSVVVLSHVNYRTGYFYDMAAINQQVHANNALIIWDLCHSVGAVPMDLNQTNSDFAIGCTYKYLNGGPGSPALLWVNPKHRDQFWQPLSGWWGHQKPFAMAQHYQPANNIRRYLCGTQPIISMSLIECGVDIFLQANMQKIREKSLKLTDLFIALVDQECAEYGFELITPKAHQYRGSHVSYQHPHGYEIIQALIARGVIGDYREPEVLRFGITPLYLGFEDIWHAVQHLKAIMQHQEWNNESYLVRGEVT; encoded by the coding sequence ATGGTGACACATGAACAATGTCTGTATTGGGATAAACAAGACGAGCTCGGCACATTTAAAAATGAATTTGCCTTGCCTAACAATGTGATTTATCTAGACGGTAACTCTTTAGGTGCAAGACCGAAGCAATCTTTAAATTATGCACAGCATATTATTCAACAAGAATGGGGTGAAGATCTCATTAACAGTTGGAATAAAGCAGATTGGTGGGGCTTACCGACCCGTTTAGGCGATAAAGTCGGACAACTGATCGGGGCCAATGCTGGCGAAACCGTGATTTCTGATTCGACCACCTTAAATTTATTCAAGGTATTATCGGCCGCAGTTAAAATTCAGGCTGAAAAATATCCGCAGCGCAAAATTATTGTCGCGGAAAAAGACGCTTTCCCCACCGATATTTATATTATCGAAGGCTTCATTGACTTGATCAATCAAGGCTATCAGGTCGAATTGATTGAGGGCCCTGCTGGTTTAAGCGAAATTTTAGCGTCTGATGTCTCCGTTGTGGTGCTGTCTCATGTCAATTATCGCACAGGTTATTTCTATGATATGGCCGCGATTAATCAGCAAGTGCATGCCAATAATGCCTTAATCATTTGGGATCTGTGTCACTCTGTTGGCGCTGTACCGATGGATCTCAATCAAACGAACAGTGATTTTGCCATTGGCTGTACCTATAAATATCTCAATGGTGGTCCAGGCTCACCTGCGCTGCTCTGGGTCAATCCCAAACATCGGGATCAGTTCTGGCAACCACTTTCTGGCTGGTGGGGACATCAAAAGCCCTTCGCCATGGCTCAGCATTATCAGCCAGCCAACAATATCCGCCGTTATCTGTGCGGTACTCAGCCAATTATCTCCATGAGTCTGATCGAATGTGGGGTAGATATTTTCCTGCAAGCCAACATGCAGAAAATTCGTGAGAAATCGCTTAAATTGACTGACCTATTTATTGCGCTGGTTGATCAAGAGTGTGCTGAGTATGGTTTCGAGCTGATCACCCCGAAAGCGCATCAATATCGCGGCAGTCATGTCAGCTATCAACATCCACATGGCTATGAAATTATTCAGGCACTGATTGCCCGTGGCGTGATCGGAGACTATCGTGAACCTGAAGTCTTACGCTTTGGCATTACTCCGCTGTATCTTGGATTTGAAGATATCTGGCATGCGGTGCAACATCTCAAAGCCATCATGCAGCATCAAGAATGGAACAATGAAAGCTACCTGGTACGGGGAGAAGTGACCTAA
- a CDS encoding amino acid permease, whose amino-acid sequence MNNFDKIQAREAGLHKKLSAKQMAMIAIGGAIGTGLFMGSKFAISFAGPAVILSYAIGGLIAFALMACLAEMTVQHPTSGSFGAYAEHYISPLAGFLVRYSYWACIVLAVGTEITAVADYMKMWFPDLPAWIWIVFFSGTLLAVNAYSVKAFGLVEYWFSTIKIFAIIVFILLAIGILTQNNQQSHHVVSNLTGHGGFFPNGFSGVWIGVIISIFSYLSIEMIAVAAGEASNPEKAVKYAFKSTALRLILFYLLSLSLIVALVPWTELIGKDASSPFVTVMKIVGIPYTDSILNFIVIVAALSAMNSMLYISTRMLFSLSRAGDAPQIFGKIRPNGVPINALFLSAMGIAVASVVYTINPESAFPIMIALSMFGALFTWGSIFVTHICFRRHIAKNGIGLKYKIPASQFISLFGLFSILSITLTTWFTAEFKSTLQFGIPFIALLIVFYMLKRSSAKLDLSTNTEASE is encoded by the coding sequence ATGAATAATTTTGATAAGATTCAAGCACGTGAAGCAGGATTACATAAAAAATTATCCGCCAAACAGATGGCAATGATTGCGATTGGTGGCGCGATTGGAACCGGGCTGTTTATGGGGAGCAAATTTGCGATTAGCTTTGCTGGCCCTGCTGTCATTTTGAGTTATGCCATTGGCGGGCTAATTGCCTTTGCGCTGATGGCATGTCTCGCCGAAATGACAGTACAACACCCGACTTCAGGCTCATTTGGGGCCTATGCTGAACATTATATCAGCCCCTTGGCAGGTTTCTTGGTGCGCTACAGTTATTGGGCCTGTATCGTACTGGCGGTTGGAACCGAGATCACCGCCGTCGCAGACTATATGAAAATGTGGTTTCCCGATCTGCCCGCATGGATCTGGATCGTGTTTTTTTCAGGTACTTTGCTTGCAGTGAATGCTTATAGTGTCAAGGCATTTGGACTGGTGGAATACTGGTTTTCCACCATTAAAATCTTTGCGATTATCGTGTTTATTCTGTTGGCAATCGGCATTCTGACTCAAAACAATCAGCAAAGTCACCATGTTGTGAGTAATCTGACTGGACACGGTGGCTTCTTTCCCAATGGATTCAGTGGCGTCTGGATTGGGGTGATTATTTCAATTTTTAGTTATTTAAGTATTGAAATGATAGCCGTCGCTGCAGGTGAAGCATCGAATCCGGAAAAAGCGGTCAAATACGCCTTTAAGAGTACCGCACTGCGTTTGATTTTATTCTATTTACTGTCCTTGTCCTTAATTGTAGCACTGGTTCCATGGACAGAACTGATTGGTAAAGATGCCAGCAGCCCTTTTGTCACCGTGATGAAAATTGTCGGGATTCCATATACAGATAGTATTCTCAATTTCATCGTGATTGTCGCCGCTCTCTCTGCCATGAATAGCATGCTGTATATTTCAACCCGAATGTTATTTAGCTTGTCACGGGCAGGCGATGCACCTCAAATCTTCGGTAAAATCCGTCCCAATGGCGTGCCCATCAATGCGCTGTTTTTATCCGCGATGGGGATTGCTGTTGCTAGCGTAGTGTATACCATCAATCCTGAATCAGCTTTCCCCATCATGATTGCCTTATCCATGTTCGGCGCATTGTTTACTTGGGGCAGCATCTTTGTGACCCATATCTGCTTTAGACGGCATATTGCGAAAAATGGCATTGGATTAAAATACAAAATTCCAGCAAGTCAGTTCATTTCACTGTTTGGTTTATTCAGTATTCTGAGCATTACCCTCACCACCTGGTTTACTGCCGAATTTAAATCTACGCTACAGTTTGGCATTCCCTTCATTGCGCTGTTAATCGTTTTTTATATGCTAAAACGCAGCTCAGCAAAGCTCGATTTAAGCACGAACACCGAAGCTTCCGAGTAA
- a CDS encoding alpha/beta hydrolase — translation MKLYDNSRTVANEQDILMEFQQRSRLSYQQHPCIQDIAYAETARSCLDLFPLAQARKTIVFVHGGYWQWCNKSDFAFIATDVVANNMQCVLLEYDLAPQRSMSEIVKQIQQALDFIQQQAWSTQDIMLIGHSAGAHLSALMLTHPAVTEAVLLSGIYDLMPIQQTHLNTALNLSEHEIRQYSPILVETAVQKPYAIFCGAQELDELIGQSQSYFHRRKAIDPDFVSFQLLDNTHHYNILDEYFHRRLTAHT, via the coding sequence ATGAAGCTTTATGATAATTCTCGAACGGTTGCAAATGAGCAGGATATTCTGATGGAGTTTCAACAGCGTAGTCGGTTGAGCTATCAGCAACACCCCTGTATTCAGGATATTGCCTATGCTGAGACGGCTCGATCCTGCTTAGATCTCTTTCCTTTAGCACAGGCACGCAAAACTATCGTGTTTGTGCATGGTGGCTATTGGCAATGGTGTAATAAATCCGATTTTGCCTTTATCGCCACGGATGTTGTTGCCAACAATATGCAATGTGTCTTGCTTGAATATGACTTGGCTCCGCAACGCAGCATGAGTGAAATCGTCAAGCAAATCCAACAAGCGCTTGACTTTATCCAACAACAAGCATGGAGCACTCAAGACATCATGCTGATTGGGCATTCTGCAGGGGCTCATTTATCTGCATTAATGCTCACCCATCCTGCTGTAACTGAAGCCGTTTTATTGAGTGGCATTTATGATCTCATGCCCATTCAACAGACCCATTTAAATACAGCATTGAATCTCTCGGAACACGAGATTCGACAATATAGTCCCATCCTTGTCGAGACCGCTGTCCAAAAGCCCTATGCCATTTTCTGTGGTGCGCAAGAGCTCGATGAGTTGATCGGGCAAAGTCAGTCGTATTTTCATCGAAGGAAAGCCATCGACCCAGACTTTGTCTCCTTCCAGTTACTGGATAATACGCATCATTACAACATCTTAGATGAATATTTTCATCGGAGATTAACCGCTCACACTTAA
- a CDS encoding porin codes for MVKFKLQYHRVFIALSFALCSSAFAQIELINQDQIFTAQDNFKLSSAGSLRLQALNFDQYQPSNAAQKYRRNGYSSTSRIYLNTDYKINDDLHLITGYQNFINPAKILDWEGHYQNNDERLTTEQAYAGISSHRYGTLKYGKIYSLYYDVVGSKTDLWDYSTLAQPQTWSPFAYFDGTQAANKTLRYEKKTEKIDFYAAYLFEDHTSLNQLRYQRKSGQEAAVDIHLNKNLNWAISWKHNKAQLQSDHATSKLSQDMLASALFYFDGTWMLSSGVGWYKNLLPNFDAFNQTSTQSVENLLDTEAYGLEYYAGYHIDLDHHGMQYIQPYLMGNYLKYRSGYNFSRRDHGIGVAIRFNHGIGFDYERLYTQDSNHTPDMHLFRLRYEW; via the coding sequence ATGGTTAAGTTCAAACTTCAATACCATCGGGTTTTTATTGCCCTGAGTTTTGCACTCTGTTCTTCGGCATTTGCACAGATTGAATTGATCAATCAAGATCAGATTTTCACTGCGCAGGACAACTTTAAACTGAGCAGTGCTGGCAGTCTCCGACTGCAAGCCCTGAATTTCGATCAGTATCAGCCATCCAATGCAGCACAGAAATATCGTCGCAATGGCTATAGCTCAACCAGCAGGATCTATCTCAATACTGACTATAAAATCAATGATGATCTGCATTTGATTACGGGTTATCAGAATTTTATTAATCCAGCCAAAATTTTAGATTGGGAAGGACATTATCAAAACAATGATGAGCGTCTGACCACAGAACAAGCCTATGCGGGAATCTCAAGCCATCGCTATGGCACTTTAAAATATGGAAAAATTTATAGTCTGTATTACGATGTGGTCGGAAGTAAAACCGATCTTTGGGACTACAGTACACTGGCGCAACCACAAACATGGAGTCCTTTTGCTTATTTCGATGGGACTCAAGCAGCCAATAAGACTTTAAGATATGAGAAAAAAACGGAAAAGATTGATTTTTATGCGGCTTATTTATTTGAGGATCACACCAGTCTGAATCAGCTCCGTTATCAACGTAAATCTGGGCAAGAAGCCGCTGTCGATATTCATTTAAATAAAAACTTAAACTGGGCGATTTCATGGAAACACAACAAAGCTCAGCTGCAATCTGATCATGCAACATCTAAGCTCTCTCAAGATATGCTTGCGTCTGCCCTGTTCTATTTTGATGGGACATGGATGCTCAGTAGCGGTGTTGGCTGGTATAAAAATCTATTGCCTAATTTTGATGCATTCAATCAGACCTCCACCCAATCAGTTGAAAACCTGTTAGACACGGAGGCTTATGGACTTGAATATTATGCAGGCTATCATATCGACCTTGACCATCATGGCATGCAATACATACAGCCTTATCTGATGGGCAATTATTTAAAATATCGGAGCGGCTACAATTTCTCTCGACGCGATCATGGCATTGGCGTGGCAATCCGTTTCAATCATGGTATTGGCTTTGACTACGAGCGCCTGTATACCCAAGACAGCAACCATACGCCTGACATGCATTTATTTCGCTTACGCTACGAGTGGTAA
- the blaOXA gene encoding OXA-286 family carbapenem-hydrolyzing class D beta-lactamase yields the protein MIMSKKLTCLALFTAVFCAIPMAACQTFSQQKQQLTTQKNEQQQISSLFQSAQTRGVLVIYDGKKIQSYGNDLDRAEQRYIPASTFKMLNALIGIQHHKTTPDEVFKWDGKKRAFSSWEKDLTLAEAMQASAVPVYQELARRIGLELMTREVKRVGYGNKNIGTQVDNFWLVGPLKITPVEEVRFAYALAKQKLPFDQPTQQQVKAMLLVDQIQGTKIYAKSGWGMDVSPQVGWWTGWIEQPNGKITAFSLNMQMSQPEHADARKAIVYQALQELGLLAH from the coding sequence ATGATCATGTCAAAAAAATTAACATGTCTGGCCCTTTTTACCGCTGTCTTTTGTGCAATTCCCATGGCTGCTTGTCAAACTTTTAGCCAACAAAAGCAACAGCTCACAACACAAAAAAATGAACAGCAGCAGATTTCAAGCTTATTCCAGAGTGCCCAAACCCGTGGTGTTTTGGTGATTTATGATGGCAAGAAAATTCAAAGCTATGGCAATGATCTTGATCGCGCAGAACAGCGTTATATTCCTGCCTCAACTTTTAAAATGTTAAACGCCTTGATCGGAATACAGCATCATAAGACTACTCCAGATGAAGTGTTTAAATGGGATGGCAAAAAGCGGGCATTCAGCAGTTGGGAAAAAGACCTCACATTAGCTGAGGCGATGCAGGCATCAGCGGTACCCGTGTATCAAGAATTGGCAAGACGAATTGGTCTGGAATTGATGACTCGTGAAGTGAAGCGTGTGGGCTATGGCAATAAAAATATCGGGACACAAGTCGATAATTTCTGGTTAGTTGGCCCATTAAAAATCACCCCCGTAGAAGAGGTTCGCTTTGCCTATGCACTGGCAAAGCAGAAACTGCCCTTTGACCAGCCGACACAGCAACAAGTCAAAGCGATGTTATTGGTGGATCAGATTCAGGGAACCAAAATCTATGCCAAAAGTGGTTGGGGCATGGATGTCAGCCCGCAAGTGGGATGGTGGACAGGCTGGATTGAACAGCCAAATGGCAAGATCACTGCGTTTTCACTGAATATGCAAATGAGCCAGCCTGAACATGCGGATGCACGTAAAGCGATTGTGTATCAGGCCTTACAAGAGTTGGGATTGTTAGCCCATTAA
- the omp33-36 gene encoding porin Omp33-36, whose protein sequence is MKKLGLATALVLAMTGAHAYQFEVQGQSEFIEAKDLNDKDFTGAAQGTYYFKNVDASKGPLAEAAFLNQASNVSVAYSFAKLSGDETATVKNNSFGAKGEAYLPTPYLPVYTSASYSHSQTKVEDYKDNGDRFALEVGTMLTPNFLVAVGYTNIADQFALDANSVLSNGIAKSVAQPLVIGEDQDAITARTKYVGNIDGTNMAVGFEAGLVYGDFQAYELKTDVYVTPKLSVGASYAEANFSSNPANEDNFSPIKSAWGANVNYFITPAVAVGASYVNANAVHANVDTQTVGLNAKFRF, encoded by the coding sequence ATGAAAAAACTCGGTTTAGCCACTGCTTTAGTTTTAGCCATGACCGGTGCTCACGCATACCAATTCGAAGTTCAAGGTCAGTCTGAATTCATCGAAGCAAAAGACTTAAATGACAAAGACTTTACTGGTGCTGCTCAAGGTACTTACTACTTTAAAAATGTAGATGCTTCTAAAGGTCCTTTAGCTGAAGCTGCATTCTTAAACCAAGCATCTAATGTTTCTGTTGCTTATAGCTTTGCAAAATTAAGCGGTGACGAGACTGCAACTGTTAAGAACAACTCTTTCGGTGCAAAAGGTGAAGCTTACCTTCCAACACCTTACTTACCAGTGTATACAAGTGCTTCTTATAGCCATTCTCAAACTAAAGTTGAAGATTACAAAGACAATGGTGATCGTTTCGCATTAGAAGTAGGTACAATGCTTACTCCTAACTTCTTGGTTGCTGTTGGTTATACAAACATCGCTGACCAATTTGCTTTAGATGCGAACAGCGTACTTTCAAATGGTATTGCTAAATCAGTAGCTCAACCTTTAGTTATCGGTGAAGACCAAGACGCAATTACTGCACGTACTAAATACGTAGGTAACATTGACGGTACGAACATGGCTGTAGGTTTTGAAGCTGGTCTTGTTTATGGTGACTTCCAAGCATACGAATTAAAAACTGACGTATATGTAACACCTAAGTTAAGCGTTGGTGCATCTTATGCAGAAGCAAACTTCAGCTCTAATCCAGCAAACGAAGATAACTTCTCTCCAATCAAATCTGCTTGGGGCGCGAATGTAAACTACTTCATCACTCCAGCTGTTGCTGTTGGTGCTAGCTATGTAAATGCAAATGCAGTACATGCAAACGTAGATACGCAAACTGTTGGCTTAAACGCGAAGTTCCGTTTCTAA
- a CDS encoding response regulator transcription factor, giving the protein MNILIVDDHPLFRHALIQAVRYSLPQAQIQETADVDEFYARLEHGAEPDLVLLDLNLPGASGFSALVYVRAQYPAIPIIVVSAHEEVSIIQRAIAHGAMGYIPKSSHPSHIGEAIKHVLEGEIWLPPNLPTHAGFDPRAADETALAERLQSLTPQQFRVLMMVAEGLLNKQIAYELEVSEATIKAHVTAIFRKLGVQNRTQAVLAISALNIEDKKM; this is encoded by the coding sequence ATGAATATTTTAATTGTAGACGACCATCCTTTATTTAGACATGCTTTGATTCAAGCGGTTCGTTATAGTTTGCCACAGGCGCAGATTCAAGAAACGGCGGATGTTGATGAGTTTTATGCACGTTTAGAGCATGGCGCAGAGCCTGATCTGGTGTTGCTGGATTTGAATCTTCCAGGCGCATCAGGTTTCTCTGCCTTGGTGTATGTGCGTGCACAATACCCCGCAATTCCGATTATTGTGGTCTCAGCACATGAAGAAGTTTCAATTATTCAGCGTGCGATTGCACATGGTGCAATGGGCTATATTCCAAAATCTTCACATCCAAGTCATATTGGTGAAGCGATTAAGCATGTTTTGGAAGGTGAGATCTGGTTACCACCGAACTTACCGACCCATGCCGGCTTTGATCCGCGTGCGGCAGATGAAACCGCTTTAGCCGAACGTTTACAATCACTCACGCCACAGCAGTTCCGTGTATTGATGATGGTGGCAGAAGGTTTATTGAATAAGCAAATCGCTTATGAATTAGAAGTTTCAGAAGCCACAATCAAAGCACATGTCACCGCAATTTTCCGTAAACTGGGTGTGCAAAATCGAACGCAGGCAGTCTTGGCAATCAGTGCCTTAAATATTGAAGATAAGAAGATGTAA
- the msuE gene encoding FMN reductase has protein sequence MSNHNTLSTPLNIVAVSGGLNSPSKTESLVQAILDELSEAINIKVHFVKLSEIGPLLGGAIYRNQLPQRVQDDLAAVEAADALIVGTPVYRASFTGLFKHFFDFVEQTALVDVPVLLAASGGSDRHALVLEHQLRPLFSFFQAQTLPIGVYATDRDFTPEYTVKSEQLSDRVTLAVARALPILEWAPAKGQRAAAIKAKTEQANQNLGINKQIEQAEVLPSAAVPNLDAAESRLHPKPTKNLTHVA, from the coding sequence ATGTCCAATCACAATACCCTCTCAACTCCCCTTAATATTGTTGCCGTATCTGGTGGTTTAAATAGCCCATCAAAAACAGAAAGCTTAGTTCAGGCGATTCTGGATGAGCTTTCTGAAGCAATTAATATTAAAGTACATTTCGTCAAACTCAGTGAAATCGGGCCTTTATTGGGTGGTGCCATTTATCGTAATCAACTGCCTCAACGGGTCCAAGATGATTTGGCTGCGGTAGAAGCTGCAGATGCACTGATTGTGGGAACACCTGTTTATCGTGCTTCGTTTACGGGTTTATTTAAGCATTTTTTCGACTTTGTTGAGCAGACCGCTTTGGTTGATGTACCTGTGTTACTCGCCGCTTCAGGTGGCAGTGACCGTCATGCGCTGGTGTTAGAACATCAATTACGCCCTTTATTCAGTTTCTTCCAAGCACAAACCTTACCGATTGGCGTGTATGCCACTGATCGTGACTTTACGCCTGAATATACGGTAAAAAGCGAGCAATTATCGGATCGTGTCACCCTCGCTGTGGCACGTGCCCTACCAATTTTAGAATGGGCACCTGCCAAAGGCCAACGTGCGGCGGCCATCAAAGCCAAAACTGAGCAAGCCAATCAAAACCTCGGCATCAATAAACAGATTGAACAAGCAGAAGTCTTACCATCTGCGGCAGTACCGAATCTGGATGCAGCTGAATCTCGCTTACACCCCAAGCCAACCAAGAATCTCACTCACGTGGCATAA